From Bactrocera oleae isolate idBacOlea1 chromosome 4, idBacOlea1, whole genome shotgun sequence:
TAACTCGTACAATAAAGATTTTCATATCAAAGCCAATTAACTCATATCAGCTAAAATTCAAGAGCCTTATGCGCTTTACTGATCCACAAGCAGCGCCATCGACACATAAAGCAGCCAGCGAACTCACGCAGCCGTTCAGTTGTAACGTTCGTAAGTAACGAGGTGGAGCTTATCAAGACAGCGTAGGaatttcgaaaagtttcgcgaagttaaccaaaaaaaaaaacaatatttatgaaaatatagcaAAAGAACACGGACACACGAAAAAAACTTTATGGCCGCAAAAGTACGTTGCTGTGTAGTTGGCGCCGGTGCTGCCGGACTCTGTGCGCTCAAGTATGCGCGCGAATATGGCATGGAGGCGGTGGCGTATGAGAAATATAACGAAATCGGCGGCACCTGGGTATGCACGGAGCATGCGGCGGACGGCTGTGCCGCAGCGGAAGATGTACACAGCAGCATGTATGATGGATTGCGGTAATTTAGaagtttttgtaaaacattttaatacATGAGTGTGTATTAAATTACGGTAATTTAATGTAGAACCAATTTGCCAAaggaagtaatgaattttcctGACTTCCAATTTCCAACGAATATGCGCGAATCTTACATACTGGCCAGTGACGTATTGAAATACTTTCAATCTTATGCCGAACACTTCCAACTACTACCACATATCAAGTTGAGGCAGGAAGTGATACGCGTGCGGCCCTTACAGTGCAAATGGGAGGtgcgcaaaaaataataaataatttaatttacgtTTACAATCATCTGTATGCAAGATGTCGCGCTCGCATATAAAAAGTGTCTATAAATAGCTTATtgatttttgcaaattaatgTATCTTACTGATCTTGCTAGGTGTTAACGCTTGATTTACAAAGCAACATCTACACGACGGAGCAATTTGATTACATTTTCATATGCAACGGCCGCTATGCGACGCCCTCTTATCCGAACACGCCGGGCATTGGTCTTTTTAATGGCCATAAAATACACAGTCATGTCTTTCGCAGAGCAGACACATTCAAAGGTGAGTCTTAATGccgtaattattatttttttattcataataaTACTATAACTTAGCATAggcgtatatataaaaatattttattttgcacttTGAGTTCGCATTGCATACTTCTTTTAGTAGTATcatgattttgtttttaatataatttgcgAGGACTTTAATGTTCATTAAACGGTTTGCGCTCAATTCAGAATATTTATGGCTTATCAGCAACCAGTATTAAGTACGAATATGGCAAATGGAAACAAGCATATgtctatattttgaaataaaaacatcTGTTGTAATCAAATCACAACGATGATAAGGTCATTCGCAATTAaattgcaaaaagcaaaaaaaaaatttttttttaaaaattttttaatttaaaaaaatttttaaaattttagttgatTTTGTCActgtaaaaaaacaacaaaaaacaaaaaaaaattaattagatttgattttgttactgtaaatatttatagtattttcgctctttcaatattaatatattaagatGTACTATAAACATATTTccagttttttagaaaatttgttcaaataGAACTCACTCGAGTTCTCAAGGTCACACCAAGCATCAATACTTTTATTTGGTTTCTCAAAAGGCAGGCTTTCGAAACTCTTTGTCTCTGCTGACTATTAAAGCAAACGTAACTCGAAAGCTTAACCGGCATTGAACACGAAAAATTTAATCGAAGCATAGTCTAACGGTAAATCGGATTAGTAAGAGACTAAAATTGTAAGAACCAAATTTCAAGAACTGTAATTGACTTCAATAATCATAAGCATCCTcatcaaatatgtatttatttgtgccTCACTACCAGCTAAAAAATCATTGCAGTTGtactttataatatatagtGCTACCGATATTTCAAATCATAAAAACACCAACTTTTTGTAAACACTCCACCCCACAGCTGCCACCGTTCTTATGGTAGGCGCAGGCCGTAGCGGTATGGATATCACCCACCACATTTACCCCTTTGCCGAACGTATTTACCTAAGTCATCATCTCCAACAAAAGCCGCCAATCACCGATTTTATGCCGAATGTTGTGCAGAAGCCGGTTGTGGAACGCTACACGGAGAACGGCGCCGTATTCAAGGATGGCACGCAAGCCAACTTTACGCATATCATCTTCTGTACCGGCTACGACCTGACGATACCCTTCCTCAGCGCCGATTGCAACCTGCAAGTGCACGACAATTTAGTATATCCTCTCTACAAGCACTGCATCAATATCTACCATCCCACAATGTGTTTCATTGGTCTGCCAATTTATGCCTATCCAATACAATTGTTCGACCTGCAAATGCGTTTTGTCATGCAATACTATAGCGGAAAACTGCAACTACCAAGTGCGAAGGATATGCTGGCCGATACGGAGCGTGATTTAGCAGAGCGCAGGGAGCGTGGCTTACCACGCAGGAAGGCGCATTTAGTGGGCGAGCGACAGGTGCGCGGCAATgaaataacaattaaataaattatatatatttagtttttgttttggttttagtTCGATTATTATGATGAGCTGGTGGCATTGACCGGAATCGAGAATATTAGACCAGTGATCAGAAAGCTATCGAAAATCTGTGGTGGTAAATTTCTTTACGATTTACAAAACTACCGCAAAACGGCATTTAAGGTGATAGACAATGAGCATTTTGTACAATTTAAATTAGGCGAagtataagtatgaatattttacttgaaataaagaaacaacaaaactcacaaaactgaaattttttaaaagaatgtGTAACATAAATATTAGAGCTCACATCTTTTTCGAAGAAGGTAGACCAAAACTTTTTATCTTCAACTCTAATAGGCTCCTAGGAGTGTGGTTAAGCTGCGAAGGATGTTCGTTTTGTGTGACAAAATAAAAGCGTATAGCTAAGTTATCGAGAGAAGCGCGGCAAAGCATTTAGCatcataccaaaaaaaaaacgaaagcaCGGAGGTtccaacaatttttaatatttcacttttccaAAACCATTTTGAGCTCCCACAACATCAGAGATAAAAAGATGTCCAACtcatattttactgaaaatgaatgaatgaaaaaagagcaattgctaaacgtcaaaacctgctgaactcaggcaactgtcaaagttcatgAGGTCTGACGTTAAGCAATTGGAAACAGAGAAACGGCCAGGTGAAATCCTACCAAAcaaatatgtgaacagagagatttgttgtcgctgttgaagatcactaacaaaaattggataacaatgaaaattaaaggaCATGCAACATACAAATGGGATAAAATAGGAAGCAACGACTGATTTAAAAGAAAAGGCACGAACGAACCTACATTCTTAAAACGATTAGGATCTACTTATATAAGCAGCAACAGCATATTCTTAAACTGCTTTGAGAATCTTTTTTTTACTCTTATTTAACTCTCTTAATAATGCTTATTCGAAACCAATCTCACAATTTTAATTCCGCAAAGAACTACTAATCTCTGTATAAGACGAATGAAGgattatctacatatatttaattttagttgcaCTAcacaaactttatttattttaactaagATTATGATAACAGCGGCCATAAAAACTAAGATAAATCTGCCGTTAATATGCTAAAATCTTATCATTACTGTTATTTAAACAGCAGTAAAGAGAAAGCAAACAAAGTCAgtcaaactaaaaattattaatctaTTCACATTTTATAACCAAATTTCAAAGTCAACTAGCTACGTCGTTATTAAAGAGTAGAAATTAATATTCTTAAGAGAACtcttaattatttataagcaAAACTAGTTTTAAAGGTGCCTAATTTTAGTTCCGGTTTTCAAgttcaacaattttaaattgaagccacatatttatagcataatattttaaagtctTGGTAACACAACTAATACAATAAAGAGATaggtagaaaatatatttaagagcgTTAAAAGCAGTATTTCTCTTACGCCACCGAGGCACTTCGGTATCTATGATcacttgcatatacatatatatgtatgcattaccGATAAGCTGCAGAAATTGTGAGTTTTACGACAAAACTAGCAAAACAACGCTAACAAATACGAAAGCAAGAGAGTGATCAACGTTTAATTTCAGTCAAAGACAAccacatatgtacgagtatatagacAACAAAGGTGGTGCGCTCAATCGTCAAGAGACCGAGTAGAGTACTGAATGTTGGAAGATTCGCACGATAAATTCCAACAATTCATTTCGAAATACAAGAAGATGAGTTCCAAAAAGCGTGTTTGCATAATAGGAGCCGGTATGGCAGGACTAACGGCACTAAAGAATTCGCTGGAACACGATTTGGAGGCAGTGGCGTACGAACGACATACAGCGGTTGGCGGTACATGGATTTATATGGAACGTAAGGAAGGTGAAAGTGAAGAAGACGTGCATAGTAGCATGTATCAGGGTTTACAGTGAGCGAAagcaataatgaaaatattttttggtaaattttataatatttgttacattttcagCACAAATCTGCCTAAGGAAGTGATGGGCTTTCCAGACTATGATTTCGATACGAATATAGAAGAGTCTTTTATCAGCTCGGAACTCGTGTTGGAGTATTTACAGAATTATGCAGAGCACTTTGAATTAACGCCGTATATCAAATTGGAACATGAGATAATAAGAGTGCAACCACGTAGCGTAGGTTGGGAGGTGAGCATGAtcaattagtttttatatacagAACTtctgttaatatatttatatttatgcggAATATTCCAAAAAATCTAGTATAAATAAGTTATGCAATCGAATTTTgcgctattttattttaaacacttTGATAAATACAGGTTATCGTTCACGATCTCAAAGGCGATAagtattttgttgaatttttcgattttgttcttGTTTGTAATGGACACTTCACCACACCCATGTATCCGAATACCGAGGGCCTTGATACCTATCAAGGCAAGCGCTTGCACAGTCATCTCTATCGGACACCCGATATTTTCAAAGGTATGACCAAAGGATTTCGAATCGATTTGAAAATACACTAATAAAATAAGAGACATCACACTTGTTCATATTATCAACAGGTCACAACGTATTGGTTGTGGGTGGCGGTCCGAGTGGCATCGATATTGTACATCACATCTACCAACATGCTGAGCACGTTTATTTCAGTCACCATTTGGAGAGCGAACCACGTATGGATTTCATGCCGAACGTTACGCAAAAGCCAGACATTTTGCGTTTCACTGAAGATGGCGCCATTTTTAAAGATGAAAGCAGCGCTGCCTTTTCATTCGTGATTTTCTGCACTGGCTATAAGTACACTTTCCCTTTTCTGAGCGTTGACTGCGGTCTTAATTTGGATGTCAATTGGATATATCCACTCTATAAGCACTGTTTGAATATCAATAGACCAACAATGGCCATCATTGGCTTGCCACATCAAATATGTCCAGCACAACTTTTTGATTTACAAGCACGCTTCGTGTTGGCCTTCTTTTCGGAACACAAGGCATTACCTAGTCGTGCCGATATGCTAGCGGAAATGGAGGCGGATATGCAGGAGCGGTGGGCGAATGGTGTATCGAAACGTATGGCGCACAAAATGGGCGTAAAACAGGCAAGCTAATATACAGAGCCAATAATGCTTTTGCAACTTTTGAATAATC
This genomic window contains:
- the LOC106616845 gene encoding senecionine N-oxygenase is translated as MAAKVRCCVVGAGAAGLCALKYAREYGMEAVAYEKYNEIGGTWVCTEHAADGCAAAEDVHSSMYDGLRTNLPKEVMNFPDFQFPTNMRESYILASDVLKYFQSYAEHFQLLPHIKLRQEVIRVRPLQCKWEVLTLDLQSNIYTTEQFDYIFICNGRYATPSYPNTPGIGLFNGHKIHSHVFRRADTFKAATVLMVGAGRSGMDITHHIYPFAERIYLSHHLQQKPPITDFMPNVVQKPVVERYTENGAVFKDGTQANFTHIIFCTGYDLTIPFLSADCNLQVHDNLVYPLYKHCINIYHPTMCFIGLPIYAYPIQLFDLQMRFVMQYYSGKLQLPSAKDMLADTERDLAERRERGLPRRKAHLVGERQFDYYDELVALTGIENIRPVIRKLSKICGGKFLYDLQNYRKTAFKVIDNEHFVQFKLGEV
- the LOC106616846 gene encoding senecionine N-oxygenase — translated: MLEDSHDKFQQFISKYKKMSSKKRVCIIGAGMAGLTALKNSLEHDLEAVAYERHTAVGGTWIYMERKEGESEEDVHSSMYQGLHTNLPKEVMGFPDYDFDTNIEESFISSELVLEYLQNYAEHFELTPYIKLEHEIIRVQPRSVGWEVIVHDLKGDKYFVEFFDFVLVCNGHFTTPMYPNTEGLDTYQGKRLHSHLYRTPDIFKGHNVLVVGGGPSGIDIVHHIYQHAEHVYFSHHLESEPRMDFMPNVTQKPDILRFTEDGAIFKDESSAAFSFVIFCTGYKYTFPFLSVDCGLNLDVNWIYPLYKHCLNINRPTMAIIGLPHQICPAQLFDLQARFVLAFFSEHKALPSRADMLAEMEADMQERWANGVSKRMAHKMGVKQFDYYEDLAVTAGIAKLKPVISKMMKACSRRYIFELDTYRLKRYKVLDDENFVRID